The Gopherus flavomarginatus isolate rGopFla2 chromosome 4, rGopFla2.mat.asm, whole genome shotgun sequence genomic interval aatgaaagggatGGGGTATATTTTCCCAGAACGCTGAAATTTTGAGTGGCAAGGGGAAACTTTATTCTTTAGACTTCAATTAGCAGGATGTAGCCATACCTGGGTCTCATAAACTGATATTAAACACACCCTGCCTAAAGGCAACAAAGAGCCAGACTGGCCCAATTCTGATTTTTCTCTCTACCTCCCCTcaagagagatcagaatcaggctctgtaTGTGTAAGTTATTTTAACCTGTGCTGGAAGTTCTTGCCTTTAACAGGGGAGGTTAATCCCATGTTTCccttggaggattttttttttattattatttaataaagcTGTGACAAGATCCTCACATTGGGCTTCCACAAGAAAGCCAGGAGGGGATCCTGCTGCTGGAAAGAAACAGCTGCAGTCAGGATGATGTAGCAGCAGTAGAGAAGAGGGTCTAGGATCATGCACTAAGAGAGACTCTGGGTTTATGCCTGTTTGTGGTAGGTAAACAGCTCTACCATTACTACCAGCAATTCCTATTTCTTATATAGCACTCTTCAAagtctttttaatgtatttgtcctcCCACCACCCCCCTGAGGTAGGGATGCAACATTATCCcagttttactgatggggaactgaggcacaaactgaTTTAGCTAAGGTCACTCAACAGGGCCATGGCAGAGCCAAGCACTGAGCCCAGGTCTCCCCTATCCTGAGCCCCTCGACCCTCCTTCCCCTCGGAGGGGTCGAGGCCGAGGCCTGGAGGGAGATGAGAAGGGATCGGATCTTGGCCGAGCAGGAATGCTCGGTTCATGCTAGTTGCTGAGATGCCAGAGTTTGGCCGTGGGttagggacagggagcaaggcgGGCCACGGGCTGGGCGGCCGTCCCACTCCCCTGGATcgaaggtgaccagatgtccccgtATTAGGGACTTTATTTTATATGCACAActctaccctccccccccccccgaaaacgTGCCCCCCCCTTCacacttgccccctccccgccGCGTTGGGTGGCTGGTGGCTCTCAGAGCTGCTGGCCCAGCCCCgggagcctgccccagccccgaccCGAGCGCACCCACCGGATGAGGAAGATGACGAGCCACTGCATGGCCGTGGAGAGGGTGTCCTGGCTGGCCCCGAAGATGTCGGTGACGGTGGCGGGCACGTGCTCGAGCGGCAGCCGGGGCTGCGCCTGCTGGAGGCGGATGAAGGCGTCCAGCATGTCGCGGGGGGCGGCCCCGGGGCGCAGGCTGCCGCGGTGCTGCAGGAACTTGCCCCGCACGAAGCCGTAGAAGTCGCGGTTGAGCTGGCGGAAGGCGCAGTAGGCGGCGCGCACCGGGTTGGGGAAGCGCTGGAGCCAGGGCAGCGCGTCCACCAGGCTGCCGGCCCCCACCGTGCGGCCGAACTGCTCGTTGCGGCCCACCAGGCGCAGGAACTCGGCGTCGCCGTGGCTGTAGCGGCGGCCGAAGCACAGGGCGCTCATCACGTTGGCCACGGCCACCACCAGGCTGCGCGAGGGGTCCAGGAAGGCGCCGCCCGCGCTGCCCCGCAGCAGCAGCGCCACCAGCGCCCGCGCCTCGCCCAGCAGGTGCTGCTCCAGCAGGCGGCGCGGGGCCGGGCTGCCGGTGGAGAAGGCCCGCACGGTGGAGTGCGCCAGCCGGCGCTGCAGCTTCCACAGCTCGGAGTAGCCGCCGAAGGCCAGGCTGCGGCCCCCGGACAccagctggaaggaggggaaGCGCGGCCGGCCGGCGAAGGCGGCCCCCTGGCGGATGAGCGCCCCGCGGATGGCGCGCTCGCCGTTCAGCACCACCACGGGCCGGCTGCCCAGGCGCAGCTGGAACACGTCGCCGTAGGTGCGGGCCAGGCGGGCGAAGGTGAGGTGCGGGGCGCTGCCCAGCTGAGCCGCGTTGCCGATCAGGGGCCACGGGAAAGGGCCCGGGGGCTCCAGGCGCCGCTGCCGCAGGAGGAGCTTCGCCAGGTGGATGGCGGCGAGCAgggagaggagcagcagcagggcgcTCTGCAGGGGCGGGATGCTGGAGAGCGCCTCTCCCAGCCGCCGGAGGGCCATGCTGCGGGGAGAAGCAGAGATCAGCTCGGGCTCTGAAAGAGGGTTCATGTGCCCGCACCTGCCGCGCAGCAAAAggcgggggcagtggggggctgcaGATGTGCCGGCTTCGCCGGGGCGACCAGTGTAAACGGAACAAGTCCTGACACCGACGCCAGCAAGCGATGCTCATCATGTCACTGTGGAGCCTGAGAGGTGCCTAGAAAGCGCCTAGCGCGCGGCTGGGTGCGGAGCGAAAACCGCAATCCAGCACCATGGGCGTTTGAGAGCTGGGGAAGCGCTCGCCCCGGCCGAGAGGGGAAGTTTGCCTCCTGGCGTGCGGACTCCCACGGCAGGAGAGGGCGAAGAGAGGAGGATGCGCTCGCTGTAAGGAGCTGCCGCGACGTGGAAGCTGCAAGCAGCTTCTTCCGTATACAGGTCGGGCAGGTGTTGCCAGCAGTCACCGCACGTCTGTGCCTACTGCAAAATAAATGCGTCTACCTCTTTGGGATCTGCGCGCAACGCTCCTAATTGTCTTTGGAAGGAAACAGTGAGAGACTGTATATCAGGACAAGCTTTCCCCTTTTCTGACTTGAATTAGCGGTAGGCGTGAACTGGTAACGGTCAGTAAGCACGCATGGGTTGAGGGAGATGGGCACAGCCCCAGTGATACAGGAATATCATTCACACCCAAATAGCAGTTACCAGTGTGGTCACCCAGAGCTCCTATACAACGGTCTAAACGTGCTTCACATTTTGTCTTTTAATTTGAgtatgggaggaggggaaggggggaggcagcttttaaaaaatccctaATAAACTGACCTGCTGAAAAATGCTTCCATCCGAGATTTCTGGGCTCCAGTGGGAGGATCCGGGCAGCCTGTAGCAGCTGTGATCCGTGCAGTTGGGCAGCCCCAGCAGAAGACTCAGCACGCAGAGCAGCAATGAGGTTCAGATCCCAGACTGTGGGAAACTCATTAGAAGTCCAGGTTCTTTTCATCCGGAGCTTGGCAGGTCATGTGCAGGCAAATGCCAATTGCACCCGATCCTGCATCGTGCGTTGTTCTAACCTTCCAAGCGTGTTAACCCTTCAGAGCTCGCACTTCAACAGCCTGCCTCGTTCAGACTAAATAGACATCAGCCAGGTGTGATCCCCGCACACAGCCCTGGTGATGAGGCAACCAAAACCTGCTGGAGAAAAAGAGCGACTTACAGGACAATTTAGTTCCCCCTGAGTTGAGCCGGAGCCCGGCTGGGCAGCCTCTTGGCATTGGCTCTCCTGGCTTCACCTCCACCAGCAGCTGCAGCCGCCAGCCCGCAGTTAGCCTTTCCCGAATTGCCTGGTACAGACAAACCACAGCTGCCCGATTCTTTCCTACGGGAGCCGGTTCTTTGTCAATTGCCTTTGGCCCCAACCCATCTGGACTGGCTGAGCCTTCAAGGTTTCCTGCCTTTTGGTGAACGTTTAGCAAAGCGGTTCCAGTTGAACGGCTGGCGGGGCTGTGAGATCGCGGACTTCTGTGGCAGGAGGGAAAATCTTCATCTTCAGGGTTTATGAAGTTGGAAAGtttccccctcctctgcctgTCGCCTCCCAGTTGCGTGCGGAGTTTGCATTGCGTGAGCCTGTGGTGGAACCCTCCAGCCATCTCCTCCCCCCGCTCTCCCTCTTCGCAGTACCTGACACCAGCTTAAAGGGGAATAACGCGAAGCTGGGCAATGCAGGCGCCCGGCCGCGTGCAAGATTAGAAAGAAACAGCTGTAGCACGGGGAACCAGGCTGATAGCTTTACCACCTGCTGAAGGGAGCTGTTAGTTCCCAGAAGTGAGTTATTTCCTCGGTGAGAGGATGAATAGTTCGTTCCTGTTCGGTTTTGCTCCTCATCAGAAATCTCTGTAGGTCACTGAGATGTGTCCCCTCTCTGGCGGAGGGTATGGAGTCTCGGCTGGAAGTAGCCTGCACGTCTCTCCATTCGTTCGCTTACCTCTGGCTGCTCAGGGAAGCCCAGGGAGTTTTTGCTATTGACTTGAAGGGGAGCAGGATAGGGCAAAGTAAAGGGAACAGCCCAGATGTTTCCTACGGTTCCTTCTTGAGTCCCATTACAGTTTCTATTTGTTTGTTTAGGGAGTTTTAAGAGGTTGACAAATGCTTGCCATGAAATATCAGATATAATACAATAATCATTATAACACTGGGCTTTTGGTTAAAGAGGTACAATGATATAGTCATCAGATCTCTCTATGTTACTATATTGCAGAGTGAGCATGTTAAGACACCCAAAAACATGTCATTTCTAATTGTTTTATTAGACTGACTAAAATCTCTGATTACACACTTAGCAGAGCAGACATGTCTATCGCATGTTCATATTCAAAAGCAAATGTACTGTTCCCCTTTTCAGGCACAAATAGTGATCTTTTCAGAGGTATATTTTCCAATGTTCCAATATTATTGGGATGCTTTCTACGATTTATCGAAGGGATTATTTCCTTGTAGACACATACagacagagtgagagagttaagcACTATAATACATTTAGGATGTATTCCATTCTTTCTGTAATCCATTTTAAATCAAGAAGTCCTCAGAGATACCTACAAAAAGGGGGTTCTGCGTTTCTTTTCAAACTGCTTTTTAAATATTCTTAAACTCTCTCacacaatttgccccaggctaaCAAAATAGATTACAAAGCATGGCAGCTTTGAGTGGAAAATATCATCTTGGTAGCGTTTAGAGTTTCATGAGATTAGAACATGGCATCTTGTCCATCTGataagttatttttattttgctttactATTTATTAATTTGTTATAAAATGCACATTTTGTCCACAGCATTATATCTGGGTTCATATTACAAACATTTTAGCAGACTGTTACCAACAGTTGGCATTGATCAAACCCATCTCTCCTTCTGCCACCTCCATCAGCTGAGTAATGAATGACCTAATcctatttccactgaagtcagtgcacactttaccatttatttcaatggcagCAAGAATGGATCTGTTAGGAGCTGGGTGAAATCTTGTTATGGGTGGAGTTAAAACCTCATTGAGATTAATAGGTCTGACTGCACCCTTCAGTTAACATACTGTAAAGATAAACCTCATCTAAGACAAAAGGAAAATGTGAACACATCCAGGAATTTTTGCTATGTAATGTTAATGTTCAGTGGCATGGATGTATGCTAGAGGGAAGAACACACAGAAGCTGAGACAGATAGGTATCTGACCTGGAAGAAACCTGAGTAGAGATTTTTTGATCAGAGGTGCAGGCTGAAAAGAGTGTTCTTGGTGCTGTGAGCCAAAGAAGTGCTTTCCTACTATTTgattccttctgcattcagagacacAGAAGTTTGCatgttctttgtaaataaacaaaactgcatcaaagaaatccTTATCATCAATTTCTACTCTCAGCTGGAACATCCCCAGAGCCCCAAATTTTGACTACATGCTCAAGTCAAAAAGAGGCAACAGGTCCTATATCTCtgtcctgccctcctccccctgaATTAAGAAAAGGACAGTATGTGTTTTGCATCGAATCCCCAGGTCACCAAACTCCAGTGCTGGTGGACTGCAAGAGGGAGAAGATTTCCAGAATCAAGGTTAATTTACCAAGGACGCCTTGCTGTCTGCACCCAGGAGCTTAACACTGGGGACAAAGATCAGGAACATCCTGACCCACCGGAACAGGACACTTGAAACAGATACCCAAAGAAGCTGAATCCTGGGCCATTCAGAGCACTTTTAAATGGCATTTCCTACTGTTGAGTGCCTCACTTTGCAGCCTTaagatttttttcctgttgaACCTCCAAATTAGATTGTATGTATAACTGCTCACCCTGGGTGGTCAGCAGGGGTTGAACCAAGGACTTCTCCACAAAAATCATGAGCATTCACTGTTCAAGCTAGAGGACTCAGATCTAAAAGTTCATGTATTATTACAagcctaatttattttttttttcattctgtaatAAAATATATATCCTCTCCTTTCATTTTTCTTTGGTCTCTGAGAAAGTTGAGAGACTTCCAGGAGTCATGGATGTCGAGTCCTACCATTGATCAATGTTTGGGGAAAAGAAAGAGAAGCAAGGCAAGATATGAAACAATAAATATAATatcttttttttctcatttatatTGAAGTGGTCCCTACTGGCCAACCAGgtctgggccccattgtgctgggtgctgtacaaatatgtaAACAGTGAAGTTCTCACCCAATATGTTTAAATCCATTATTGTCCAAACATCATTTCAACTGCATGTAATAAACACTCATCCCAACtttctagggcctgattctctagtGCTTTGCACCTTCTGTAGTCACACCTGTGCAAAGCACATGAAATGTTGCCATTCTGATTTCTTAGTGTTTTACAAGGTGTttacagtttcagggtaactgcacctatATTCCTCCTCCATGGTCCCTTGAGGGCACTCACTCAAGGTTTTCAGCTCCCAGGTGTCACCCCTCAGGTGGAGACCGATGTGTCTCTCCCTCCTGTCTGGGGTTTTAAGGCTATAAAGCTCCCTGCCTTACATTGTGATACCCCCAGAAAGCCAGGCCACCTAAAGGCCAATGCCTGTGCATTGCTTTCTTTCCCTGAGGGCTATGAGCAGTGTATTGCCAGCAGGGGCAAGTCACCATGCAGCTGTTTCTAAGCAAGCACGTTTATTcataaggtaaaagcattacagagaccacataataaaacaaaacagattttaacACACACTAAACATACTAGGAGTCACTCATGTGTAAGagttaggttttttttatttaaatctaacAGAGTTTACCACATGAGTTCAGTTTACATGAAGATATCTTCTGATACAGGTTCCACTAGTACAAAAGATTATTTTCCTCAGTTTCACTGCCTTCCACCAATACAAGGACAACAGTAGGCATCTGATTCTCATCTGCATCCAGAGTGCCAGGGATGTAAGGAAATTGGCTGGGGCTCCCTGATTACAAGGCCAAATTCTATGCTGGACCTGGCTTACGTTAGAGCATCTTGggattgctttttaaaatatatattgttacattgtgtatcttcAAATGTTGTTCATTTCTTATATTTATTTGAGGCAGGGGCCTGTGGAAAAAACTGTGTGATCATAATACATAGGCACTAGATGAATGAATAAAGATTGCACAAGCAACATTAAttcaggcatttcctaactttttggggatggtatttattatttgtattatcataggaCCTAGGAGCCATGGaaaaggaccccattgtgctaggcactgtacaaacagaacaaagacagtccttgccccagagagtttacaatttaattataagacagcagatggatacagacagacaaatagaggcgtacaaggaaacaatgagtctatgttggtcagcatgataggctgtgGTCTCATCACGGGGGTGGCAAATGCACATCCTTGACACAAAGGCCAtccccttgccaaatttcaagttcccACTCCAAAGAATGCAGCTTTTCAAGCTTtaacatgaaaaaaaatgtattttcactAGCCTCATTTTTGGAAAGAGCTGGACTGTTTGGCCTGAAACATTTCCAAAATTTCAGTctcaggcagacacccagcatgtaCACCTTCAGCCCGAATGGTTCGAGTTTGGTTacgttataagcaattgaaaacataGGGGTTCCCAGTCAAGATCAGGGGCCCATTGTACTAGACTCAGTACATACACATAATGAGAGAGAGCCCCTGTCTCTAGTAATTTATAGTCTAAAGAGAGAAGATGGCTAGAGGGTGGGATGGGAAAAGAGAGGCAGAGATGAATAAAGGATCAGCTGCAGAGCCAGATATAGTttcccagttcagtgccctaCCCCCTAGGCCATTTTATCAGCTTACAGTTTCTCATGGTATAATTTCTCATTGTATTTTTCACTTAATTTCTTCAATTTGCATTGTACCCTGATCACCATCCTTTCTGCACAAATACAGTTTTGTAAAGAGCAAAAACAGACAATGCAATATTGAACCTGGTTGTTCTGAACAAAGCATGTATCATTAGTACAGTAGGGTGAGGTGAATTTTAAGTACTGCCCTTTCACCCACAGAATATATCTAATTGTGATGCCTGTTGTCTTGCCCTCTTGGGCTTTGATCTCACCAGTTCATGGGTTGGGCTGAAAGCTTCAAATTAAAATGCCTGGGCTGCAGAAAGTGGTGGTAAGGATTCAGTAGGTGGTGCTCTTCTCTTTGGAAGTCTGCACTGAACCATTATTGAAGTGTAACATCAGGTGACACTGAGGAGCTTGTCCTTTGCATGAGTTTTATAAAACAGGCTCTGAACACTTGTGCTCATTAAAGACCAATCACATTTTCCCTAGGATTAGGCACATGTGCCTAGAGGGGATCACATTCTGCTTACCACCACTTTCAATTGTAAGGGCCAAAGTTGCATAAACCATGACCCCCATAGGATTTGTAATGACTTCTTGGTGTGGTGTTTGCAGAGTTCAAATGGCTACATTTTGACAGTGGGAAATGTTCAATGTTTTAAATAAGCGAAGTCTTAGCACTCAATTACACACAGGTGGACAGCATCCCTTGTGCTCtagaaagtgggaatgtgctattCATAGAGATGGTGTATGAGATAGACAAGTAGCAAtcaacaacattgcaaacaagTAATAATCAGTCTATTTGGTGGCTTAATCAAACAGGGACATAGCAATATGAATAGCATGAGAGCTCTATTCAgctcaggaggtcagactaaattatcatgattgtcccttctgacctttgagTCTATGAGCTCAAGCACTCTAATCTCAAAGGGGCAGATCCTCTGATCTGGTGTAAATGGTCAGAGTTCAGCTGAAGCCAGTGAAGCCATGatcattgacaccagctgaggatctgctcctaaGTGTCACTCTCTAAATGCTGCTCCTTAAATAAGCAAAACATAAACCTGGCCACTCCTTTTCTTAATTGTTTGGTGCTTTCTGCTACTATCACATCGTCGCTA includes:
- the LOC127049932 gene encoding cytochrome P450 1B1, translating into MEAFFSSMALRRLGEALSSIPPLQSALLLLLSLLAAIHLAKLLLRQRRLEPPGPFPWPLIGNAAQLGSAPHLTFARLARTYGDVFQLRLGSRPVVVLNGERAIRGALIRQGAAFAGRPRFPSFQLVSGGRSLAFGGYSELWKLQRRLAHSTVRAFSTGSPAPRRLLEQHLLGEARALVALLLRGSAGGAFLDPSRSLVVAVANVMSALCFGRRYSHGDAEFLRLVGRNEQFGRTVGAGSLVDALPWLQRFPNPVRAAYCAFRQLNRDFYGFVRGKFLQHRGSLRPGAAPRDMLDAFIRLQQAQPRLPLEHVPATVTDIFGASQDTLSTAMQWLVIFLIRYPKVQVKMQEEVDRIVGRDRLPCAEDQPHLPYVMAFLYESMRFSSFVPVTIPHATTVDTSIMGYFIPKDTVIFINQWSVNHDPEKWSNPEDFDPTRFLDEHGFINKDLTSNVMIFSLGKRRCIGEELSKMQLFLFTSILVHQCNFIANPNEDSKMGFTYGLTIKPKPFTVNVTLRETMDLLDKAVQRLQADKSANL